TCTTGGACGCTTGCGCGTCACCTTTCTCGTTATGATACTACATGTCATGCTGCGTCAGGGGCTCTCATGTTGGACCTCGTCTCCTCTCCCCATTCACCCCCTGATGAGAAAGATAATAATAATGATTATCGTTATTGTCAATATAAAATATCAAGTATGGTGATACGATGGAAAGCGCAGGTACTCGTCGTATCACGTATGATGATAGGTGAGAAGCTGGTACGAACGAGGGGGATATGGGCGAAGAGCGGCTCACGTTGGTTGACTTCAACGAGGCACAGCGAGTCATCAAGGGCGTCTTCTTGTCTTCTTGAGAGACGACGGGCATCACGTCAAGCCCCTCGACTACATCGGCGCCGCCGCTGACCTCGACTGCAATGCGGCAATCGGGCGGGTTGTGCCCAGAATCGACCTGAGCGCGCTCGCATCGCGTATCGACTCCATCCCAAGGGAGGCCTACGGCATGCCCATGATGCCGACCGTCGTCGTACGCTTTCACAAGGAGAGCTTTCGCATGCGTCTTGAGGAAGGCCTGCTCCCCGCGCTGGAGGTGGCTCAAAGGTAAGTGCTACACCCTTGCCTTCCGTTCCTTTGGTCGGCTGGCTGTTTGCGGAGCCCCTTGGCATGCGATGGTCATATACTCTTGCCGTGGCTGCGGCACGCACCCAAAGCTCGCTGTCGTTGGAGGGATGACCTACCGCATGGGGATTGACGTCAAGCTCATACTCACGGACATAGACGGCACGATACTGCCGTATGGGCAACGGCAGGTCAGCAAGGCCTGCGTCGAGGCTTTCCGTACAGCTATAGGCGCCGGCATCCACATTGGTCCTGCGAGCGGTCGTGGGCAGAGGTGGATGGCACCGCTTCTGGGCGGCGACGAGGTCCTCTGTGCGACGGCGCTTGCCTCAAACGGTATGGAGGTCTACCTGGACGGGGAAAGGATCCATGCCGAGGTCCTGGATCGCGGCGTGCTTCGGCGCCTTGCACAGGTGCTACGCGCCATACCGGGCACGGGTCTCGTCTGCTTCGACGATGCGACGCCGCTTCTGGTGGCGGGAAGCCAGGCAGACCTCGCGTGCTGCTTTGCCCCCTATGCGAAGAAGAGCGTGCCTGTCGATGACGTGCCAGATTGCGAGATCGTGAAGGCCAACGTCTTCTTTGATGGTGATATCAGTCAGATGCATGATCTTGCCGATCGCCTGGGCCGCGTTGTGGGAGCGCTGAGTTTCGACGTGCCGCAAGCTGCCTGGCTCAACGTGATGACGCGTGGTTGGGGCAAGGGTCCGGCCATCGACGTGCTCTGCGAGCGTCTGGGCATAGACCTGACGCAGGTCGCCGTCTTTGGCGACGGCGGAAACGACGTGTCGATGCTCTCGCACGTGCCCCTGTCGTTCGCCGTGGCAGGCGCGTCGGCAGACGCCCTCGCTGCTGCCCACCATCGTATCGGTGCCTGCGAGGACGATGCGGTTGCCGCCGCCATCGAGGCACTCGCGGCAGGGGCGATGCCAACATGAGTGAGGTGGTGGCACAGTTCGATTCCCTTGACGCCGTCTTTGCGGACGGCGCCATGCGCCTGCTGCGCAGCGACTATGCGCAGGCCTCCGTCGCGCTGCTCCGCACCTTGTTCGGCGACGGGACGTCGCGCATGGAGTCCGAGATCCTCTACGCGCAGGTTGACGCCCTGCTCGACGAGCTCGATCACGCGGGTCGCAAGGTATGGCGCCATGAGGACGGCAGCAGGCTAGACGCGCGCGAGGTCGTGAACGACAAGTGGATGCGTGAGTTTCGCCTTCTGGCCAAGCGCATCCTGCCGTCGGGCATGTCGGAGCACTCGCTCAGGCCCGAGGCCCTCGCCGTGCTCGCTGCGGCACGTGACGTAGGCGATGACGAGATCATCCTCTCCAGCCCACGCATCGAGACCATCATTGAGGCGCTGACGCAGCTCTCAACCGTGGTAAACCCCGACAAGCAGGCGCGTCGCGCGGATTTGGTCTCCAAGGTGGAGAGGGCCCAGCGGGCGCTTGACGCCTTCGACGCGTCGGGAGGGGAGGCAGACGTCGACGCGAACCCAGTTGCAATGTTTCGAAACGCCCTTGACCTCATGTCCCAGATCCCTGCCGACATGAGCCGCATCGAGGGGAGGATGTATGAGGAGCGCAACAGGCTCATCGACTCCTTTCACAAGGACGAGCGCCCGGGAGGCGAGCTTGTTGCGGACTATCTGCGGCGCAGCGACGAGCTGTTCGACGGCACGGATATGGGACAGGTGTACAACGGTGCCATCACCATGTTGTCCAACAGCAAGCTCAATGCGGACATCTCCTCGCGCGTGCGTATGATCACGCGCTCCGACGCGCTTGCGAGTCTCGACGCGAGGGAGCGTGCCTCGCTCGAGCGCTCCTGGAAGGGGTTGGTCAGTGGCATGACGGGCGTGCTGAAGCTACGCAAGGCCTGCTCCCAGACGGTCTCAAACGCCATTACGCAGTATGACCATGAGACATACCGCGAGTATACGTCGTTGCTGAAGAAGCTCTACGACGTCGTGCTGGCGCGTGGGCTCGAGGGGGGACCGCTTGCGAGAAGCCCCATGCACGACTCGCTTGACACGACACAGCTGGAGTCGTTGGTGTTTCGTCTCTCGGCAAGGTCCGACCGCGAGGCGCCTCCTCCGCTCTATGCCGCAGATACAGACACGATACCGAGGATCGACATCGAGCGCCTGCGCTATTTTGGCGGTGCGCGGACCGAGGCGCTCCTCGCCGCCTTGGAGCGACAGATTCCGTCGGGAGGCTCCATGGCGCTCTCGCACGCATTCAACGCCCTCGATCCGGACATCCGCCGTGAGGTGGAGCTTTGTGGCCTCATGACGTTTGCGCTGGGCTTGGGCGTCGCCGTGGAGCAGGCGCCCCATGCTGTATACGAGTGTTACGACTTCATCGGAGACCTGCGTCCGTGGTCGGCCCCGGAAGTGATGCTCGTGAGGGAGGACGTGTCGCACGGGAGGGAGGCCAAAGATGGCTGATGACATGGTGGGACAGGATGGCTCAGGCACAGAGGGCGCGCCCGTAGGGGTGTCGCCCAAGGGTGAGCCGCTGTTTCCTGAGGACACGGGGACCTGTCCTCTTGTGGTGCGTCACGCGATCACGGCCCTCGTGAAGAAGCGCTACATCTTCGCCGAGACCGACCGAGTGGCATGGGACGGTCTCATGAGTGCGCCCGAGCTCGTGAGGAGCCGCCTTGCCGACATGCTACTTGGGCTGAGGGTCGATGACGTCGCGGGCATTGCCTATTCCTACCAGGTGCAGCTGGAGGGTGGCACGGTCCCCAACAAGGTGAAGTCCATCAGTTACTTCAACAACCTGCAGTCCTTGCTCATGACACAGCTGGTCACGAAGTACTTCAGCGCGACGGCGGCGGGCGAGACCCTCGTCTGGGTCGAGGGGGACGAGCTTCGCGAGGCCATGGAGCGCATGTTCGAGGACATGCCCGACGTCGCCCTCGCGGACAGCCACATGGAGCAGGCCATCGGCGCCATGGTGCGCAACGGCTATCTGCGCGAGGTTGTCGATGGGCGCTACCAGGTCATGCCCATCGTGGGCGTTGTCTACGGCATCGACGAGATCAAGGGCGTGCTGTCGCGCTATGGCATCGCCGATGGCGACGACGCTCAGGCCGACGTGAGGCAGTGAAAAGATCGAAGGGAGCGGGCGGATGCCAGCCGACCAATTGCAGATGGATCCTCTCGTCGAGCGGCAGTGGCAGCTCGAGTCCATGCAACTCGTGAACTTTGGCCCGTTCGACGGGTATCACAGGCTCGAGTTCAAGACAGGGTTCGCGCAGGTTCCGACCACGGTGATATCGGGAGACAGCGGTACGGGGAAGTCGACCATCGAGGATGCGTTCTTTGAGGTCATGACCCGCAACGGCAGCTACAACTCGGCCAGCAACGAGGGAGGACGGGGTGGCAGCCTCACATCCGAGAAGCGCTCGCTCATCGGGTACGTGCGCGGCAAACTGGAGGATGTCGAGGACGAGGAGGGCCGTCGCCAGGTGCAGATGCTGCGTGACGGGCACTGCAACCGATGGAGCGCCATCGTGCTGGGGTATCGCTCGGACGTGAAAACCACGTTCTCTGTGGCCAAGCTGTTCTGGATCGCTGCCGGCTATACCGCCAACTCGGACATCAAGCAGCTGCGCATGACGATGTTTCGTGACTTTGACCCACGCTCGCTCGAGTCGATCGCCGACGCCAACTTCACCGCCGAGCGCGTCCGTCGTGTCATTGGCAGTGACTTCAGGTCGTTCTCGCAGGTTGATGAGTTTTTGACCTACGTCCACCGCGTCTTGAAAGTGGACGAGCAGGGAAGCGGCAAGGAGGTCATGGACCTGCTTGGCCGGATCAGGTCAGGCTCGAGCTTCCGATCGATCGACGAGCTGTTCCGGGAGCAGGTGCTTGACAGACCCGCGACGTTCGAGGCAGCGTCGGCGGCCGTGGCGAGCTATCGCGAGCACCACAGCGCCTACGAGCGCATGCGCGAGAAACAGGAGAAGGTCAGCCTGCTCACTGAGGTGCGCGAGTTCTCTCACGAGCGCGACGAGGCGCTCGAGGCGCTCGACACGGGCAGGGCGGCGCTTGCGCCGGCGCTCTTCGACACGTGGAGGCGCAGGGTGACCCTAGACCTGCTCAAGACGAGGGTGGGCGAGCTGACAGAGAGGAAGGCCCAGCTGGAGCGTGAATGCGAGGCGAGGCGTGACGAACGCTCTCGGAGGGACGCCCGGCTCGCCGAGCTCAACGCAGAGTTGGCCGCAAGCGGCTATACCGAGAGGCTCTCTCAACTTGACAGCATGATCCTTCGGGCGCAGGAGCGCTTGTCAAGCGTACGCGCCGCATCTGAGAACCTCGATCGTGAGGTGACTCCCCACTTTGGGCACCTACCTACCTCAGAGGCGGACTTCTGCGCGCTGCAGGAGCGTGTCTCGGCCTTCGTCGAGGGCTACCCGCAGGCTCACGAGGAGTGTAGTGCGAAACACAGCTCCTGTGTCGCTCAACGGGTGCGACTTGAGCTGCAAGCCGACGAGCTCCGTAGCGACCTGGAGTACTTTCAGGGGCACCAGAGCCGCATCCCCCGAGGTCTGGGTGAGGCCCGCGAGCGTCTGGCCAAGGCATCAGGTATCCCTGCGAAGAGCCTGCCCTTTGTCGGCGAGCTCATGGAGGTCGTCGACGAGGCTTGGCGTCTGGCCATCGAGTCGGTGCACGGCGGCCTCGCCCGTACGTTGCTCGTCGATGCACGCGACTTCGAGCGCTTCAGCTCCTCCATCGACGAGCTCAGGCTCCGCAGTCGCGTCACCTTTCGTCGCGTGGACGTCGAGCGCAGCTATGATGCCTGCGCGAGAGAGGGCTACCTCTCCGAGAAGCTCACATTCGCGAGCGACTCCCCGTTCGGTCCCTGGGTGCGCAGCGTCGTGTGCGACGAGCACCATGACGCGCTCTGCGTCGGCTCCCCGCGTGAGCTGGGTGGGGAGGGTCGGCGTGTTACCATCAACGGTCAGACGAGGGATGGCTCGCGCGGGGCGCACGGGCGTGACAGGTCCTCGGAGGGCATCATCGGCTTTGACAACAGTGCTCAGGTCGAGCGACTGACAGCGGAGCTCGTCAAGGTCAGCGAAGAGCATCAGGCGGCGAAGGCTGCCGAGGACGCCGCATCCAAGGCACTGAGCGAGCTGGTCGTTCGCCAGGCGTCTGCCGAGCGCATCGCACGTTACGACTTCAGGGAGGTCGACGTTGCCAGCGCCCACGACGAGCTCGTGCACGCGCAGCACCAGAAGGATGAGTTTGTGAGGAGCAGCGGGCGACTTGAGCGGCTTGCCGCACAGGTAAAGGATGCCCGCCTGCAGCTTGAGGAGGCGATAAAGAGCCTGGGTGGCAGCGAGCGCGAGCTCCAGCTCGTGTGCGATGAGCTCACGGGCGTCCTGGGACAGAGAGACGAGCTGGTGGCCATCGAGGGTGCAGGCGAGCGGATTGAGGGGACACCTCCTGCCTTCGAGCTGTTGGGGCGTCTCGGCGGCAAGATGCTTGCCAACCATAGCGCACAGGATAACCTCAAGAGTCTCGGTCCGATAGTCGAGCAGGTGAGGCGCCAGGTCATGGAGCTGATCTCGCGTGACGTCGAGCGTGAGAGGGGCCTTAGGGCGCGTATAGAGCGCAGGCTCCAGGAGTACCAGGAAAGATGGCCCGATAACCGATTGGGCACGGAGGCCTCTTCGGCACCCGACTACCTGGTCGTCCTCTCCCAGCTGGAGGAGGAGGGCTTCCACCTGCAGAAGGATGCCTGGTTCGAGCACATGCTCGCATGGGTCAAGGAGGACCTGATCCCGCTTGACGTGGCGTTTAGGGATGCGCGCGAGAGCATCGACGACAGGCTTGAGCCCATCAACGACATCCTGCGTACCCTGCCCTTCGGCCGGGAGGGAGGTCGTCTCGAGATCGTGTGCCGCGACAGCGAGAAGGCCGAGGTACGCGAGTTCAGGCTGCTCATGCGGGAGCTGCTCGATTACGAGAGCCACAGCGACAAGGCCGAGCGCGACGCCTACTACCGAAAGGCCGAGCAGCTCATTGCCCTCATCGACCCCGAGGACACGCGTGTCGAGGCGAGGCGCAGGCGCAACGATGTCCTTGATAGGCGCCGTCACGTCCGGCTCACGGCGCGTGTCATCGCCCCGGAGCACCCCGATAAGCCCAAGGCGGTCTACAATATGCTCGCCAGCAAGTCAGGCGGCGAGGTGGCCGAGATAGTAGCCTTCATCTTGGGTGCGGCCCTGCTGTACCGCCTGGGCCAGGAGGGAGGCTCCCTTCCAGGCTTTGCCCCGGTCTTGCTCGACGAGGGGTTCATCAAGGCCGACTCGCGCTTCACGACACGCGCCCTCTCGGCGTGGCAGGGCTTTGGCTTCCAGATCATCATCGCGGTACCTGAGGAGAAGTTCCAGTCCGTCGTCGCGAAGGCTCAGCGCGTGCTTCACGTCGTGGCTGACCCGTCACGCAGGTCCTTCGTGGCGCAGCTGGACAAGGTCGGCCCCGATCTCAAGGAGAGGGCGGGCTGAGCCTGTGGCGTGCACGGGCGTCGACGAGGTAAAAGATAGGCTCGCCCGACACTACCGCAGGGTCTGGGCCGCAGAGCTCTCCGGAAGCGCGGCAGGTACGGGTGCCTGGCCGTTTCGCGTCTTTTTGGGGAGGCCCTCCCGCGCGGACCTCGAGAGAGGCTTTGCGGACATAGACGGCGAGCTCTCTGAGGTCGAGCGGTGGGCCCTGGGCCATGGGCTCCACTGCGAGCGCGAGAGGCGCCTGGTAGGGTCGGTCGCCCACAGCCTGCCGACGCACGTCTGCGCAGCGTCACTCGACGAGCTCGCCCAGGCGACGGGCATGCAAGGGCACCTCGCGCAGGCAAAGCGGCGGCTGGGAAGGCTTATGCGTGACTTTCCGAAGGTCGGTGCCGACACGCTGCTCTCGGTGCTCAAGGCCTGCGATCCTAAGGGGATGGAAGAGACGGACTTCGATCTGCTCTGCCGCGCGGCCCTGTGGTTTTCTTTTCATGACGCTCGGGGATGACGCCGCGCGAGGTCCCGCTCGAGGGCTTCCATGCGAAGTGGCTCGATGCGCACGGACGTCGTGCCCTTATCTGCCAGCTCGCAAGGCTGGATGACCTATGTCTGAGGGAGCGTCCCCATCTCGTCCGCTTCCACTACCTCGATCCTGAGCACCTTGCCGCTGGGGGCAGGGCCCATGACACGCTTTTGGAGGGGGATTGCAACGGGCCGGCCTATGAGCCACGCGTTGTCATCATCTGCGAGAACCGTGACAGCGCGCTGTGGTTTTGCGAGCTTGAGGGCGGCATCTGCGTGCTGGGAGACGGGATGGCCGGCGTGTCCAGACTCGTGAACGTCGCGTGGGTGGCTCGTTGTCGGCATCTGTTCTACTGGGGAGACATCGATGCGAGCGGCTTCGAGATACTGGCCAAGTATCGTGACAGGGGCCTTGAGGTGGAGAGCATGCTCATGGATAAAAAGACCTACACGAGGTATTGGCGCTTCGGCACGGACGTCGATGCGCGCGGCAGGAGGCTCAAGGGCAAGGACGCCTCTGCGCTCGGGGGGCTCACGACCGAGGAAAACGAGCTCTACCTCGCCCTGTGCTCGCCCGACCACAGAGGGCCTCGCCGTATCGAGCAGGAGAGGATCCCGCTCGACGTCGCACGTGCCGAGCTCAGATGCCGCATCTTGCGCCGCGAGGGCCGCTCGGGGTGATGCCAGGCGGCCGTGTGTATGAGCGCGTCTCTCCCTTGGTCTTGCGACAGGGCACTGCCACTGTGGGCGTGGCATTGACAAGACGAGGGAATCTCAGAGGGTCTTGGGCGGACCCTCTCCACAGGGTGTGGCGTTGCGTGAACTTGTGACCGAGGGCCTTGTTGAGCGCGCGGCTGTGCTACCATGCCACAGAGGCCATGACGGAGAGGTTCTCTTGTCGCGTTGCCCAAGCACGAGAGAGGGGGTCCATCGGCTGGAAGGCCCCTGCGAGGGCTGACAGGGGACGTTCACTCTATCAGCTGCGACCTGAACGGTAGACACCCTCGTCTTCACTCCCGCCCGTTCTGGCAGGGATGGGTGATCGATGCTCTCCAAGTAGGGAAGCCGTCTGTCCCACGACACGGGGCTTGATGAGTGGCCGCTCGCAGTGAACAGTGCGTGCGGCAAGCAAGGTGGTACCGCGGATCATCCGTCCTTGGGCACGTTGCCTGGGGACGTTTTTGTTTGGAGGAGAGGGGTTTCTCGTATGGCGATGTCGGATGAGCTGAGGGCGATTCAGGAACGGGTTGAGCAAGGCCTTGCAAAGGCGAGGACGCTCGAGGCCCTCGAGCAGGTGCGCGTGGCGTCGCTGGGCAAGAAGGGTTCGCTCACGGCGATCATGCGCTCGATGGGTAGGCTGCCCAAGGAGGAGCGCCCGGCCATGGGTCAGCTTGCCAACACCGTGCGCGCAAACGTCGAGGCGGCCATCGGCCAGAGAAGGGAGCAGCTTGCGAAGGCCGCGCTCGAGGCTCGGATATCGGCCGAGGTGGCCGACGTCACGCTGCCGGGCCGTCGCCTCTCGCATGGCACGGAGCATCTCATCAGCCAGATCCGCGAGGAGATCGAGGACATCTTCGTGGGGCTTGGCTATACCGTGGAGGACGGTCCCTTCGTCGAGACGACCTACTACAACTTCACGGCGCTGAATGCCCCTGAGGATCATCCCAGCCGCTCGGCACAGGACACCTTCTACGTGGTCGACAACGCCTCTAAGGGCAAGGAGTCCCACGCCCTCGGCGAGTCTGACGTCTTGCTGCGCACCCAGACCTCGGGTGTGCAGGTTCACGTGATGGAGGAGAAGAGGCCCCCCATCTACATGATCTGCCCGGGGACGGTGTTTCGCCCCGACACCGCAGACGCCAACCACCTGCCGCAGTTCACCCAGGTCGAGGGTCTCGTCGTGGATGAGGGCATCACCTTCGGAGACCTCAAGGGAACGCTCGACCACCTCTGTCGCGAGATCTTCGGCCAGGATCGCGCCACTCGCTACCGTCCTCACTTCTTCCCGTTCACAGAGCCGAGCTGCGAGGTCGACGTCTCCTGCGGCGTCTGCGGCGGGGTGGGTTGCCGTTTCTGCAAGAACACGGGGTGGCTCGAGATCCTTGGCTGCGGGATGGTCGACCCCAACGTCTTCGGCTACGTGGGCATCGACAGCGAGCGATACTCCGGCTTTGCCTTTGGCATCGGCGTCGAGCGTGTGGCGGCGCTGCGCTACGACCTGCCTGACCTGCGCATGCTCATGACAGGTGACATGCGCTTCTTAGGGCAGTTCTAGCACCGTCATCACGACACACGAGCGGGCGGCCAGCCCGCTGACGAAAGGCAGGAAAGATGCGTGTTTCATACGAGTGGCTCAAGGGCATGGTCGATGTCCCCGCAGATCCCCAGGGGCTCATCACAGAGCTTGTCCGCACAGGTACCGAGGTCGCTGCCGTCGAGCGAGTGGGAGCCGACATCACCAAGGTCGTGACCTCGCAGGTCATCGAGAAAGCCCCACACCCCGACTCCGACCACCTGTACGTCTGCAAGATGGATGTGGGCGGTTACAACACCGATGCAACGGGCAAGTCCGTTTCCCTCCAGGTGGTCTGTGGTGCCCAGAACTTCGAGCAGGGTGATAAGACCGTGACCGCCCTCATCGGCGCGACGCTTCCCGGTGGCGTCACGATCAAGAAGGGAAGGCTACGTGGCGTTGACTCCTGCGGCATGAACTGCTCGAGTCGCGAGCTGGGGCTGGGGGAGGACCAGAGCGGCATCATGATCTTGCCTGGCGACACCCCAGTGGGACTTGACTTCACCGCGTGGCGCAATATGAGCGACACCGTGATCGACTGCGAGATCACACCCAATCGCCCTGACTGCCTCTCGATGGTGGGCATGGCGACGGAGGTCTCTGCGGCGCTCGACGTGGACACCCACATCGAGCTTCCCAGGATCCAGCGCGAGTCTTCCGAGTTCGGACGTGCGGCCGATCTCGTGGACGTGAGCATCGCCGATGCGGCGCTCTGCAGCCGCTACGCCGCTCGCGTGGTGCGTAAGGTCACGATCGGCCCCAGCCCCGAGTGGCTCGCCAAGCGCGTCATCGCTGCTGGCACTCGGCCCATCAACAACGTCGTGGATGTCACGAACTATGTGATGTATCTCACAGGACAGCCCCTGCACGCCTTCGATCTGGGCAAGCTCACCGAGCGCGACGGCAAGCGGCACGTTGTCGTGCGTGCCGCAGCCGAGGGTGAGACGATCGTGACCCTCGACGGACAGGAGCGCACGCTTACGTCCGACATGGCGCTCATCACCGACGACGGGACCACCCCGATCGCGCTTGCCGGCGTCATGGGTGGCCTCAACTCCGAGATCGATGAGGACACGGTGGACGTGCTGCTCGAGTCGGCGAGCTTCGATGCCGGCCACATCTCGCGCACGAGCCGCAGGCTCGACCTCATGAGCGAGGCCTCGATGCGCTTCGAGCGCCAGGTGGACGCTGCCGCCTGCGCCAGCGTGGCAGATGTCGCTGCGGCCCTCTTCGAGCAGTGCTGCGGCGCCGTGGTCTGCGAGGGCGTGGTTGACACGTATCCCGTGCCAGCCAAGCCAGGTGAGGTCACACTGCGACCTGACCGCGTGCGCGCCCTGTGCGGCGCTCCCATAGAGACGAGCTTCATGGCGCAGCGCTTGCGCCGCCTTGGCTGTGAGGTTGAGGAGGGCGCAGACGATCACTCCGCCATGCGCGTGGTCGTACCGACAAGTCGCCCTGACCTCACTCGCGAGATCGACCTCGTCGAGGAGGTGCTGCGCCTCTGGGGTGTGGGCGACGTCACACCCACGCTTCCCGCCGCACGCAACCATGCCGGGGGCCTGACCATCGACCAGCGGCGCGTCCGCCTGATTGGCCAGGTGCTCAGGGCGGCGGGTCTCTCTGAGACGAGTACCTACAACTTCGCTGACCCCTCCGACCTCGCACACTTGCATATGGGCGAGGCTGGGAGGGGCATCCCCGTCACGATCCTGCACCCGCTCGTGGCCGACCAATCCGAGATGCGCCGCGACATGCTGCCCGGGCTTCTCCGCTCGGTGGCGTATAACCGCGACCATGGCGTTACCAACGTGCACCTCTATGAGATTGGCCGCGTCTTTTTTGCTCACGAGCACAAGAGCCAGCCTGACGAGCCGAGCTATGTGGCAGGTGTGCTCTCGGGTGCGTGGGACGATGATCGCTGGAACGCGAAGTACCCAACGCTTGACTTTTTTGACGCCAAGGGCATCGTCGAGACCCTCCTCGACGTGCTGCGCATTACGAAGCTGCGTTTTCGTGTGGCGGATCCTGACAGCTATGGCTGGCTGCAGCCTGGGCGTGCCGCCGAAGTGCTAGCGCAGGGCGAGCTCATCGGCTGGGTAGGCAACGTGCACCCCGCAGCGCTCAATCGCTTTGGCATCGATGCGCCGGTTGTGGCCTTCGAGCTCTCGGTGGCTGGCCTTCTGCGGCTGGCCAGGCGCGAGCTTCCCTATGAGGACGTGCCGACGCTGCCGGGCGTCCTCATCGACCTCGCCCTCGTCGTGGACGAGGACATGACGTACGAGCAGGTGGTACAGCGCATCAGGAGCGCGGGCGGCAAGCTTCTCGTCGACGTGCGCCTCTTTGACGTGTATCGCGATCCTGTGCGCGTGGGGATGCACAAGAAGTCGATGGCCTTCTCACTTGAGTATCGCGCGGCCGATCGGACCCTGACCTCTGCGGAGGTCGAGAAGGCCCACAGCAAGCTCGTGGCCAAGGTCATGAAGTCCACAGGCGGCGAGGTCAGAAGTTAGGAGCATGCGTCTGATGCCGAGCTGGAATGTACATACCGCACATGTCGAGCGACTCTTCTCAGATCGCTCGCCTCAGGCGCTTGGTATTCGCGATGCGAACGCCTTCCT
The DNA window shown above is from Olsenella sp. oral taxon 807 and carries:
- the pheT gene encoding phenylalanine--tRNA ligase subunit beta; the encoded protein is MRVSYEWLKGMVDVPADPQGLITELVRTGTEVAAVERVGADITKVVTSQVIEKAPHPDSDHLYVCKMDVGGYNTDATGKSVSLQVVCGAQNFEQGDKTVTALIGATLPGGVTIKKGRLRGVDSCGMNCSSRELGLGEDQSGIMILPGDTPVGLDFTAWRNMSDTVIDCEITPNRPDCLSMVGMATEVSAALDVDTHIELPRIQRESSEFGRAADLVDVSIADAALCSRYAARVVRKVTIGPSPEWLAKRVIAAGTRPINNVVDVTNYVMYLTGQPLHAFDLGKLTERDGKRHVVVRAAAEGETIVTLDGQERTLTSDMALITDDGTTPIALAGVMGGLNSEIDEDTVDVLLESASFDAGHISRTSRRLDLMSEASMRFERQVDAAACASVADVAAALFEQCCGAVVCEGVVDTYPVPAKPGEVTLRPDRVRALCGAPIETSFMAQRLRRLGCEVEEGADDHSAMRVVVPTSRPDLTREIDLVEEVLRLWGVGDVTPTLPAARNHAGGLTIDQRRVRLIGQVLRAAGLSETSTYNFADPSDLAHLHMGEAGRGIPVTILHPLVADQSEMRRDMLPGLLRSVAYNRDHGVTNVHLYEIGRVFFAHEHKSQPDEPSYVAGVLSGAWDDDRWNAKYPTLDFFDAKGIVETLLDVLRITKLRFRVADPDSYGWLQPGRAAEVLAQGELIGWVGNVHPAALNRFGIDAPVVAFELSVAGLLRLARRELPYEDVPTLPGVLIDLALVVDEDMTYEQVVQRIRSAGGKLLVDVRLFDVYRDPVRVGMHKKSMAFSLEYRAADRTLTSAEVEKAHSKLVAKVMKSTGGEVRS